From Gimesia panareensis, the proteins below share one genomic window:
- a CDS encoding ExbD/TolR family protein encodes MPLKTGTVEEPKLDLTPMIDIVFLLIIFFMVGTQFTEMERQYDIQLPTVSDAKPLTNLPDDIIINVAQDGEVTVHGQKKTLPELQSTLEKAVKNFPGQSVVIRGDSTGPYQNVMNILDICHRVKIRSVSLTNRLRDESSK; translated from the coding sequence ATGCCATTAAAGACGGGGACCGTTGAAGAGCCTAAGCTCGATTTAACCCCCATGATTGATATTGTGTTTTTGTTGATCATTTTTTTTATGGTCGGCACACAGTTCACAGAAATGGAACGTCAGTATGACATTCAGCTTCCTACAGTGTCCGACGCGAAACCTTTAACCAATCTTCCAGATGACATCATAATCAATGTGGCACAGGATGGTGAAGTCACAGTCCATGGCCAAAAGAAAACGCTTCCGGAACTACAGTCAACCTTAGAGAAGGCAGTCAAAAATTTCCCAGGTCAGTCTGTTGTAATCAGAGGTGATTCAACAGGGCCATATCAGAATGTGATGAATATTCTGGATATCTGTCATCGAGTTAAAATACGGTCTGTCTCTTTGACCAACCGTTTGAGAGACGAATCATCAAAATGA
- a CDS encoding class I SAM-dependent methyltransferase gives MNFNRVAPYFEPLEKIVFRNQMQLCRTAYLSDLPSLTKIAVIGEGDGRFLLEILKQTQCPKVHYIDSSKVMLEMAQSRIRQQLPEALSRVHFYLCDLANDDMPDDQYDLIVTNFFLDVFNEPTLTATVSKIVRSCSKNAIWLYADFQVAGGKLMQLRALAWLKTMYLFFKLVARIQAPTLIDPASLLETHGFQLINQAEFARGLMRAEFRKRV, from the coding sequence ATGAACTTTAATCGAGTCGCTCCCTACTTTGAGCCATTGGAAAAAATCGTCTTCAGGAATCAGATGCAGCTTTGTCGTACTGCATACCTCTCCGATTTACCTTCCTTGACAAAAATTGCCGTGATTGGAGAAGGAGATGGACGGTTTCTTCTCGAAATTTTAAAACAAACACAGTGCCCGAAAGTGCATTACATCGACTCAAGTAAGGTCATGTTGGAAATGGCCCAGTCGCGTATTCGCCAGCAACTTCCCGAAGCATTATCCCGCGTTCACTTCTACCTATGTGATCTCGCAAATGATGACATGCCAGACGATCAGTATGATCTGATCGTGACTAATTTCTTTCTCGATGTTTTCAATGAGCCGACACTCACAGCTACTGTTTCTAAAATTGTAAGATCCTGCAGCAAAAATGCGATCTGGTTATATGCAGACTTTCAGGTGGCCGGTGGTAAGCTGATGCAATTGCGTGCCCTTGCCTGGCTGAAAACAATGTATCTGTTTTTTAAGCTGGTTGCGCGAATTCAAGCCCCAACCTTAATTGATCCCGCTTCTCTGCTCGAAACCCATGGTTTTCAACTCATCAACCAGGCTGAATTCGCGCGAGGCCTGATGCGAGCTGAATTCAGAAAGCGTGTCTGA
- a CDS encoding carbon storage regulator has product MLVLTRKRDEVIQIGENIVIKILKTGKGAIKIGVEAPGDIRVIRGELLEPDNSPENLNTMNSESVSPGLNTQCA; this is encoded by the coding sequence ATGCTGGTATTAACTAGAAAACGCGACGAAGTAATTCAAATCGGTGAAAATATCGTCATCAAGATTTTAAAGACTGGAAAAGGTGCTATCAAAATAGGTGTCGAAGCCCCCGGTGATATTCGTGTGATTCGAGGTGAATTGCTCGAACCAGACAATTCACCAGAGAACTTGAATACCATGAACTCGGAAAGTGTAAGTCCCGGGCTCAATACTCAATGTGCATGA
- a CDS encoding S41 family peptidase has product MDDYEAKLRQLLSGDDYSIGRARNQFGDQAPQQNYSSPGRRYRDSFQNDFDNQKLRELIRELQQQTLPQYDRERYDTRFPTQVPLDPNQELRAKISQRYNSQSVVATLQNLDPQRAYSFYLEVNRMIDARHVQPPSYDVRTKKSLQNLIFAVENQNFLRVNRIAASPEQIRMAQNRWQQLMDQNPARSAQDAVTVLRQAADIAGSQLQMPATVVIYEFAYGSLEALDKHSRFEFTPSASGPRVDAGGNNIVGVGVQLKTHRDGAVILRTLNGGSAEQAGLQRGDVIVGVNQRSLAGLSLDEVANLVTGPAGSSVSLEVRRDSRTARLNLSRQAIRITNISETKLVDAQRKIGLIRLEKFGEGASQELDQALWKLHQQGMQSLIFDLRGNPGGLLTEAIAVSNRFVPSGKIVSTRGRYQSDNTVESATHDKTWKMPLVVLVDGDSASASEIFAAAIQENRRGLIIGRKTYGKGTVQTHFPLQSVPGTFWLTTAKFYSPTGREMAGAGVTPDIPVNMTDRELEEIGPVDQDLKAGINTIMSQRPGELVNNISSGRQASPQRFQFSG; this is encoded by the coding sequence ATGGATGACTATGAAGCAAAATTACGACAGCTCCTGTCTGGGGATGACTACTCAATTGGTCGCGCTCGGAACCAGTTTGGTGATCAAGCTCCTCAGCAAAATTACTCTTCTCCAGGTCGTCGTTACCGTGATTCATTTCAGAATGATTTCGACAACCAGAAATTACGGGAACTGATTCGAGAACTGCAACAACAAACCCTGCCGCAATATGATAGGGAACGTTACGACACCCGGTTTCCGACCCAGGTCCCTCTCGACCCCAACCAGGAACTGAGGGCTAAGATCTCGCAACGCTATAACAGTCAATCGGTGGTAGCGACGCTGCAGAATCTGGATCCACAACGTGCTTATTCGTTCTATCTGGAAGTCAATCGCATGATCGACGCACGACATGTACAACCTCCGTCCTATGATGTACGTACCAAAAAATCGTTACAAAATCTGATTTTCGCTGTAGAAAATCAGAACTTTTTAAGAGTCAATCGAATTGCTGCCTCACCAGAACAGATCCGCATGGCTCAGAATCGCTGGCAACAGTTAATGGACCAGAACCCGGCCCGCTCTGCTCAAGATGCAGTGACTGTACTGCGTCAGGCAGCCGATATCGCAGGTAGCCAGTTGCAGATGCCGGCTACAGTAGTGATCTATGAATTTGCTTACGGTTCGTTGGAAGCACTCGATAAACACTCACGTTTCGAATTTACTCCCAGCGCCTCTGGACCACGCGTTGATGCGGGAGGGAATAATATCGTCGGCGTGGGAGTTCAACTGAAAACTCACCGTGATGGAGCCGTCATCCTGCGAACTCTGAATGGGGGATCCGCTGAGCAGGCGGGGCTGCAACGGGGAGATGTGATCGTCGGTGTCAACCAGAGAAGTCTGGCCGGCCTGTCCCTGGACGAGGTTGCCAATCTGGTTACCGGACCAGCTGGTTCATCCGTCTCCCTCGAAGTTCGTCGTGACAGTAGAACCGCCCGGTTAAATCTGAGTCGTCAGGCGATTCGTATCACTAATATCAGCGAAACGAAATTGGTTGACGCACAACGTAAAATCGGCCTCATTCGACTGGAGAAATTCGGAGAGGGAGCTTCCCAGGAATTGGATCAGGCCCTCTGGAAACTGCATCAGCAAGGCATGCAATCGCTGATTTTTGACCTGCGGGGAAACCCGGGAGGACTCTTGACAGAAGCGATTGCCGTGTCTAACAGATTCGTACCTTCCGGTAAAATTGTATCGACTCGGGGTAGATACCAGAGCGATAATACCGTCGAATCAGCAACCCATGACAAAACCTGGAAAATGCCCCTGGTTGTTCTGGTGGACGGCGACAGTGCCAGTGCCAGTGAAATCTTTGCAGCAGCAATTCAGGAAAATCGACGCGGACTGATTATCGGTCGAAAAACTTATGGCAAAGGAACTGTGCAGACGCATTTTCCGCTACAGTCAGTTCCTGGAACTTTCTGGCTAACCACAGCCAAATTCTACTCTCCCACAGGAAGAGAGATGGCAGGAGCTGGTGTAACTCCCGATATTCCAGTCAACATGACCGACAGGGAGCTGGAGGAAATTGGCCCCGTTGATCAGGATTTGAAAGCAGGGATTAATACCATTATGAGCCAGCGACCTGGTGAACTTGTAAACAATATTTCATCAGGACGTCAGGCCAGTCCGCAACGATTTCAATTTTCGGGATAA
- a CDS encoding L-threonylcarbamoyladenylate synthase, which yields MKCNISQDVTAAAELLHNGELVAFATETVYGLGANALNPEAVARIFEVKQRPHFDPLIVHIATPEQLSEFTTGLSAPAQRLAERFWPGPLTLVLPKRNVIPDLVTSGLDSVAIRIPAHPIAWELLQVTGLPIAAPSANKFGCLSPTLAQHVVEQLGDEIPMILEGGPCQVGVESTVIQCTEESTILLRPGGIALEEIESCVETVRLARIEDFAETKSQVSPGMLPRHYAPGTRLFLIEKLEQLPTAESIGVLSLYPLEETILSGREFAAQEILSPSGNLKTAAAKLFSALRNLDQASVECIVALRMPETGLGRTINNRLERAAY from the coding sequence ATGAAGTGTAATATTTCTCAAGATGTGACAGCTGCTGCTGAACTGCTCCACAATGGTGAACTGGTTGCTTTCGCGACTGAAACCGTCTACGGATTGGGAGCCAATGCACTCAATCCTGAAGCGGTCGCCCGTATTTTCGAAGTTAAGCAAAGACCTCATTTCGACCCCTTAATTGTACACATTGCAACCCCCGAACAACTATCTGAGTTTACTACAGGATTATCTGCTCCAGCACAACGACTCGCTGAACGATTCTGGCCGGGACCTCTAACTCTGGTCCTCCCGAAACGAAATGTGATCCCTGATCTTGTCACCTCAGGGCTGGACTCTGTTGCCATTCGCATCCCTGCTCATCCGATTGCCTGGGAATTGCTCCAGGTCACCGGGTTACCAATTGCCGCTCCCAGTGCAAATAAGTTTGGATGCCTCAGCCCAACCCTCGCTCAGCATGTAGTTGAACAACTGGGTGATGAAATCCCCATGATTCTGGAAGGAGGCCCATGTCAGGTTGGCGTCGAATCAACTGTCATTCAATGTACCGAGGAGTCAACTATACTCTTACGTCCGGGGGGAATTGCACTGGAAGAAATTGAATCCTGTGTGGAAACCGTCAGACTGGCCAGGATCGAAGATTTCGCTGAAACAAAATCACAAGTCAGCCCTGGAATGTTGCCTCGACATTATGCGCCGGGGACCCGGTTGTTTCTCATCGAAAAACTGGAGCAACTGCCCACCGCAGAGTCGATTGGCGTTTTAAGCCTGTACCCTCTCGAAGAAACGATACTCTCAGGACGCGAATTTGCGGCCCAGGAAATACTGTCCCCTTCAGGGAATTTAAAAACAGCTGCAGCAAAACTGTTTTCAGCCTTGAGAAATCTGGACCAGGCAAGCGTTGAATGTATCGTGGCCCTGAGAATGCCTGAAACAGGATTAGGGAGAACGATTAACAATCGTCTGGAGCGGGCCGCCTACTGA
- a CDS encoding ATP-binding protein, with translation MPYLWCGEFTDLGKCKLSEAAYALHHQILYRKLNQRFLNPMKIFKPLTRIPAKLRKWSISDRLKCAFGLLVLVQVASGAVTLFQLSNINHDISQLVTVEEPLEESILEMEIEAGKMARSVLDYVRDRDKKHLEKLILARDSFQESFKRYKKLTQSGQELDLNRQVELDYSEYNRKSAALVRLVDKRDAALHVFVNHVKQINQLIGSENRETGNSQSEAEIIKADASHNMEKYLNITFGSIEEYVVQRNQTLLLRIFDAERKFRLFEAQYLQSISNQLEIQRVNEIDALFEKATTYGNQIVNITDDIDRHLTGFEQKLETLNDLLHNQVHPLIHADTVKATHHADSSIQSAIMVISILAVIGTSFALFSVWIISRGIVSPILELSKSAELIAAGDVDHRIEVESQDEIGRLANAFNHMVEDLVIAQQEAEKASHIKTAFLANMSHEIRTPMTAILGFAEIMRQRNQDPETMRHLETIKKNGEYLLELINDILDVSKIEADKLEVETIQCSLTELIEDVKTLMEIRAFDKGLDLIVKVDGQVPNWIQSDPVRLRQILINLLSNAIKFTKEGRIELVIRSVHLGFNELGLQFDVIDTGIGMTEAQLSRLFQPFVQADSSTTRKYGGTGLGLTICKRLTHILGGEITVSSEYGTGTAFSVTVRSGESGAEEYLDQTAFERKLSQGTTCKERPVVKHSYQILLAEDGPDNQKLIRYFLQKAGHDVTLAENGLEAVKLALDAVEKKSVYDVILMDMQMPELDGYAATKELRSRGYGFPIIALTAHSMNGAREECLAAGCDSFATKPIQPDQLFAAIHECITCFKLQSDSVS, from the coding sequence ATGCCTTACTTATGGTGCGGTGAATTCACTGATCTTGGGAAATGTAAACTGAGTGAGGCTGCGTATGCGCTTCATCATCAGATTCTCTATCGCAAACTGAACCAGCGCTTTCTGAATCCAATGAAAATCTTCAAGCCATTAACACGGATACCTGCAAAATTGAGGAAGTGGTCTATTTCTGATCGCCTCAAATGTGCATTTGGTTTGCTGGTTCTGGTTCAGGTTGCCAGTGGAGCTGTTACGCTATTTCAATTATCAAATATTAATCATGACATTTCCCAACTGGTAACAGTTGAAGAGCCGCTTGAAGAATCCATACTGGAAATGGAAATAGAAGCTGGCAAGATGGCACGCTCTGTCCTCGATTATGTACGCGACAGAGATAAGAAACATCTTGAGAAACTGATCCTGGCTCGAGACAGTTTTCAGGAAAGTTTTAAGCGTTATAAGAAACTGACTCAGTCTGGCCAGGAACTGGATCTGAACAGACAGGTAGAGCTCGATTATTCGGAATACAATCGAAAATCTGCAGCACTGGTCAGACTGGTTGATAAACGGGATGCAGCGTTACACGTATTTGTAAACCATGTCAAGCAGATCAATCAGTTAATAGGCAGTGAGAATCGTGAAACGGGCAATAGCCAGTCCGAAGCGGAAATCATTAAAGCAGATGCCTCTCATAATATGGAAAAGTATCTGAATATTACGTTTGGTTCAATTGAAGAATACGTAGTCCAGCGAAATCAGACTCTGCTGTTGCGGATTTTTGATGCGGAGCGAAAATTTCGATTGTTCGAAGCGCAATATCTGCAATCCATTTCTAATCAGCTGGAGATTCAGCGAGTGAATGAAATCGATGCGCTGTTTGAGAAGGCTACAACTTATGGCAATCAGATCGTAAATATTACTGATGACATTGATCGTCACTTGACTGGCTTTGAGCAGAAGTTGGAGACCCTCAATGACCTGTTGCATAATCAAGTGCACCCTCTCATCCATGCTGATACTGTCAAAGCCACTCACCATGCAGATAGTTCAATCCAGTCGGCGATTATGGTTATCAGTATCCTGGCCGTTATAGGTACGAGCTTTGCATTATTTTCAGTCTGGATTATTTCACGGGGAATCGTCTCTCCCATATTAGAGCTATCAAAAAGTGCGGAGCTGATCGCTGCTGGAGATGTAGATCATCGAATTGAGGTTGAATCACAAGATGAAATAGGTCGCCTTGCCAATGCCTTCAATCATATGGTTGAAGATCTGGTGATCGCTCAACAGGAAGCCGAGAAAGCCAGTCATATCAAAACTGCATTCCTGGCCAATATGAGTCATGAAATTCGAACTCCCATGACTGCCATCCTGGGGTTTGCTGAAATCATGCGTCAGCGAAATCAAGACCCTGAGACAATGCGTCATCTTGAGACAATCAAAAAAAATGGAGAATATCTGCTGGAGTTAATAAACGATATTCTGGATGTTTCAAAAATTGAAGCGGATAAACTCGAAGTGGAAACTATTCAATGCTCTCTGACTGAACTGATTGAAGACGTCAAGACACTGATGGAAATTCGTGCTTTCGACAAAGGGCTGGATCTGATTGTGAAGGTTGATGGACAGGTTCCCAACTGGATTCAGAGTGACCCGGTCAGGCTTCGTCAGATTCTGATCAATTTGCTGAGTAACGCGATTAAATTTACGAAGGAAGGTCGTATCGAACTGGTGATCAGGTCAGTCCATTTGGGTTTCAATGAACTAGGACTTCAGTTCGATGTCATTGATACTGGGATCGGAATGACTGAGGCACAGTTGTCGCGGCTATTTCAGCCGTTTGTCCAGGCGGACTCTTCAACGACACGCAAATATGGTGGAACTGGTCTGGGACTTACAATCTGCAAAAGATTGACTCATATTCTGGGAGGCGAAATCACAGTTTCCAGTGAGTATGGAACCGGTACGGCTTTCAGTGTGACAGTGAGATCAGGAGAATCCGGGGCTGAGGAGTATCTAGACCAAACGGCATTTGAGCGAAAGCTCTCACAGGGTACTACCTGCAAAGAAAGACCAGTAGTAAAACACAGCTATCAAATATTACTGGCAGAGGACGGCCCTGATAACCAAAAACTGATTCGCTATTTTCTACAAAAAGCTGGCCATGATGTGACACTGGCTGAAAATGGCTTGGAAGCAGTCAAACTGGCACTGGATGCTGTGGAAAAAAAGTCAGTGTATGATGTTATTCTGATGGATATGCAGATGCCGGAACTGGATGGTTATGCAGCGACTAAGGAACTTCGATCCAGGGGGTATGGATTTCCGATTATTGCTTTAACCGCCCATTCAATGAATGGGGCGCGTGAGGAGTGCCTGGCAGCAGGATGCGATAGTTTTGCGACCAAACCAATTCAACCAGATCAATTGTTTGCAGCAATTCACGAATGCATTACCTGTTTTAAACTGCAATCTGATTCTGTGAGTTAG
- a CDS encoding protein-glutamate methylesterase/protein-glutamine glutaminase, whose amino-acid sequence MSAQPIRVLIVDDSAVIRGLISKSLEQELDIIVAGTAMNGERALSWMSSHPVDVVILDVEMPVMDGLTALQKIQSDFPDVPVIMASGLTSQGAETTVKALSLGAVGCVAKPQTASAAESIRVLSRELVMMIKAVGAKRKSTVQVVESTVPAKTVSPAPSPTSGQLFQKSIKFYKQPEVLVIGTSTGGPKALAELMPQIPVDFPIPILIVQHMPPGFTEILASHIQKDSGRVTVEAKPNEPLESHKTYVAPGGSHLLIGENNGQKVTLINQAPPEHFCRPSVNPLFRSAAEHYGSATLAVMLTGMGEDGIEGSHDIARAGGTIIAQDEASSVVWGMPAAVVMAGLADKVLPLSEIAAEIKSQCLVRA is encoded by the coding sequence ATGTCCGCACAACCGATTCGTGTTTTAATTGTAGATGATTCAGCTGTCATTCGCGGCCTGATTTCGAAGTCGCTCGAACAGGAGCTTGATATCATCGTTGCCGGGACTGCCATGAATGGTGAACGTGCATTGAGTTGGATGAGTTCTCATCCAGTGGATGTGGTTATTCTCGATGTAGAAATGCCTGTGATGGATGGTCTGACGGCATTACAGAAAATCCAAAGTGATTTTCCAGACGTACCTGTGATTATGGCTAGCGGTTTAACCAGCCAGGGGGCTGAGACCACAGTCAAAGCACTGTCTCTGGGGGCGGTTGGCTGTGTAGCCAAACCTCAGACAGCGAGCGCTGCCGAGAGCATTCGTGTGCTTTCCCGCGAACTGGTCATGATGATCAAAGCCGTTGGTGCCAAGAGAAAATCAACTGTGCAAGTTGTTGAGTCAACGGTCCCTGCAAAGACAGTGAGTCCGGCTCCCTCTCCCACCTCAGGGCAACTGTTCCAGAAAAGTATCAAATTCTATAAGCAACCAGAGGTTCTGGTGATAGGAACCAGTACAGGTGGGCCTAAAGCACTGGCAGAATTAATGCCGCAAATTCCTGTCGATTTTCCTATTCCGATTCTAATCGTCCAGCATATGCCGCCAGGTTTTACAGAAATCCTGGCGTCGCATATTCAAAAAGATAGTGGCAGGGTCACAGTGGAAGCAAAGCCGAACGAGCCACTTGAATCGCATAAGACATATGTTGCCCCCGGAGGCAGTCATCTCCTTATTGGAGAAAATAATGGTCAGAAAGTGACTTTGATCAATCAGGCACCCCCGGAGCATTTCTGCCGACCTTCTGTTAATCCACTGTTCCGGTCGGCGGCTGAACATTACGGAAGTGCTACTCTGGCCGTAATGTTGACAGGTATGGGGGAGGATGGAATCGAAGGCAGCCACGATATTGCACGTGCTGGAGGTACGATCATTGCACAGGATGAGGCTTCCAGTGTGGTGTGGGGCATGCCGGCTGCTGTCGTCATGGCTGGCCTCGCCGACAAAGTTTTACCACTTTCAGAAATCGCTGCAGAAATCAAATCGCAATGCCTGGTCCGTGCCTGA
- a CDS encoding alpha/beta hydrolase yields the protein MPVHPQVARYLDEISQVDLPPFEEMTPEFIRSTLTPSPEPHLPAKKIESLLIPVGDEQIEVRIYTPELDSNDLPDHWPALIYFHGGGWVLGTLDAYDGLCQDLAGTAGCKVLSVDYRMAPEYPYPIPFQDALAATFWVEEHADELNLDRQRIAIGGDSAGGNLATAVALKARESEALKLYYQLLVYPVTNYYFDTESYQKYATNYFLTRRAMEWFWEQYLPDESAGREIYASPLRCKDLSGLPAALVITAGYDPLYSEVIQYIEQMQNSDVPVEHINFEDMIHGFFRRSDVFDRAFEAVQMAGSHLKQAFLPK from the coding sequence ATGCCAGTCCATCCCCAAGTTGCACGATATCTCGATGAAATTTCCCAAGTGGACCTGCCACCGTTCGAGGAAATGACTCCAGAATTCATCAGATCTACACTGACTCCCTCACCTGAACCACACCTACCTGCAAAAAAAATCGAAAGCCTGCTCATCCCGGTAGGCGATGAGCAGATCGAAGTTCGGATCTATACTCCTGAACTTGACTCCAATGACCTTCCAGATCATTGGCCCGCATTGATCTATTTTCATGGTGGAGGTTGGGTGCTGGGAACACTCGATGCCTATGATGGTTTATGTCAGGATCTGGCGGGAACAGCAGGTTGTAAAGTTCTTTCTGTAGACTATCGCATGGCACCCGAATATCCTTATCCAATTCCGTTTCAGGATGCGCTTGCAGCAACATTCTGGGTTGAAGAACATGCAGATGAACTCAATCTCGATCGCCAGAGGATTGCCATCGGAGGTGACAGTGCCGGAGGAAACCTTGCTACTGCGGTTGCCCTGAAAGCCCGCGAATCAGAAGCCCTTAAGCTGTATTACCAGTTATTAGTTTATCCAGTAACAAATTATTACTTCGATACAGAATCCTATCAGAAATATGCCACAAATTACTTCCTCACCAGAAGAGCAATGGAATGGTTCTGGGAACAATATCTGCCAGATGAATCTGCCGGCCGCGAAATCTATGCTTCCCCATTGCGGTGTAAAGATCTATCGGGGCTACCAGCTGCTTTAGTCATCACAGCTGGATATGACCCCCTCTATTCCGAGGTGATACAGTACATTGAACAAATGCAGAACTCGGACGTTCCTGTCGAACACATCAATTTTGAAGATATGATCCATGGTTTCTTTCGGCGCTCTGACGTTTTCGATCGCGCCTTTGAAGCTGTGCAAATGGCTGGTTCTCATTTAAAGCAGGCATTCTTACCGAAATAG
- the istB gene encoding IS21-like element helper ATPase IstB, with the protein MTRKQTKSLVLLQHHLKNLRLPTILRECEKIAARCATDNVDHLGFLLQLCELELIERERRAAERRLKAAKFPTYKTLETFDFQVQPGLNKLLVSELMRGEFIEQRENILLVGNSGTGKTHLAVALGIAACGQGKRVRFYQVTELITQLMEAREQRELTRLKKQLAKLDLLILDELGYVPASKLGSELLFDVISTAYERFSLIVTTNLPFENWTEVLGSERLTGATLDRLTHRCHILETTGESYRLQDAKRRHTKSSSKQPRLTK; encoded by the coding sequence GTGACCAGAAAACAAACCAAAAGCCTGGTGCTGCTGCAGCACCATCTCAAGAACCTGAGGCTGCCCACCATCCTCAGAGAATGCGAAAAGATCGCCGCCCGTTGTGCCACTGACAATGTCGACCATCTGGGATTCCTGTTACAGTTATGTGAACTGGAACTGATTGAACGGGAACGCCGGGCCGCGGAACGACGTCTGAAGGCCGCGAAGTTCCCGACGTATAAGACCCTGGAAACGTTCGATTTTCAGGTCCAGCCCGGCCTCAACAAACTGCTGGTCAGCGAACTGATGCGGGGTGAGTTTATCGAGCAGCGGGAGAATATCCTGCTGGTGGGCAATTCCGGCACCGGCAAGACGCACCTGGCAGTCGCCCTGGGGATTGCCGCCTGCGGCCAGGGAAAGCGGGTCCGCTTTTACCAGGTCACAGAACTGATTACCCAGTTAATGGAAGCCCGCGAACAGCGGGAGTTAACCCGCCTGAAAAAGCAGCTCGCGAAACTCGATCTGCTGATTCTGGATGAACTGGGATATGTCCCCGCAAGTAAACTCGGCTCCGAGTTGCTGTTCGACGTGATCAGCACGGCTTACGAACGTTTCAGCCTGATCGTAACGACCAATCTCCCCTTTGAAAACTGGACCGAGGTCCTGGGCAGCGAACGGCTGACGGGGGCCACACTCGACCGGCTCACCCATCGTTGCCATATCCTGGAAACCACTGGTGAAAGTTACCGGTTACAGGACGCCAAACGGCGGCACACAAAAAGCTCAAGCAAGCAACCGCGACTGACGAAATAA
- the istA gene encoding IS21 family transposase: protein MELWGEIRRRVLTGEISQRAARDEYGIHWDTLQKILTYSEPPGYRLTKPRPSKLEPFLPIIHEILQNDRSVHRKQRHTGKRIFERLRDEHGYSGGITIVREAIRDWKAQSREVFLPLRHPPGEAQVDFGFADVWLDGTLTKVALFVMTLPYSDAIFIQAFPRECTEAFLEGHKRAFEFLGGVPQRISYDNSKIAVASLVGNRERKVTTEFLRLKSHFLFDDHFCLVRRPNEKGHVERLLDYARSNFLVPVPRVASLETLNEQLVQCCRNDLQRQLRGQASPKQSLLAEEQREFLRPLPQQTFEACRLGQAHADSLSLVRFDTNSYSVPTKYAHRQITIVATITEVRLLFEETLIARHQRDWGREQTRFNPIHYLSLLERKPGGFDHARPLEDWDLPVCLGILRRRLEAELQSDGTREFIKVLRLLEHHPLSALKRAVEYALDIDATRASAIRLILEYQQESPLTLFSLEGRPHLKLVQVAQTDVSAYQSLLIGG, encoded by the coding sequence ATGGAGTTATGGGGTGAGATCCGTCGGCGTGTTCTGACCGGAGAAATCAGTCAACGTGCTGCTCGTGACGAGTACGGTATTCACTGGGACACGCTGCAAAAAATACTGACCTACTCGGAGCCGCCGGGATACCGGCTGACTAAGCCCCGGCCTTCCAAGCTGGAGCCGTTTCTGCCGATCATTCATGAGATTCTGCAGAACGACCGCAGCGTGCATCGCAAACAGCGCCATACGGGGAAGCGCATCTTCGAACGTCTGCGGGACGAACACGGGTATTCCGGTGGAATCACGATCGTCCGGGAAGCCATCCGTGACTGGAAAGCCCAGTCCCGCGAGGTTTTCCTGCCGCTCCGCCATCCCCCGGGCGAAGCCCAGGTGGACTTCGGCTTTGCCGATGTCTGGCTGGACGGAACACTGACCAAAGTCGCCCTGTTTGTGATGACGTTACCTTATTCGGACGCGATTTTTATCCAGGCCTTTCCCCGGGAATGTACGGAAGCCTTTCTGGAAGGACACAAGCGGGCCTTTGAATTTCTGGGCGGTGTACCGCAGCGGATCAGCTATGACAACTCGAAAATCGCAGTAGCCAGTCTGGTAGGGAACCGTGAGCGAAAAGTAACGACCGAGTTCCTGCGTCTGAAAAGCCACTTTCTGTTTGACGATCATTTCTGTCTGGTACGACGACCGAATGAGAAAGGCCATGTCGAGCGGTTGCTGGACTATGCCCGCAGCAACTTCCTGGTCCCCGTTCCCCGGGTTGCTTCCCTGGAGACTCTGAACGAGCAGTTAGTGCAATGCTGCCGGAACGATCTGCAGCGTCAGTTGCGGGGACAGGCTTCCCCCAAACAGAGCCTGCTGGCGGAAGAACAACGGGAATTCCTGCGGCCCCTGCCACAGCAGACGTTCGAAGCCTGCCGACTGGGACAGGCACACGCCGACTCCCTGTCGCTGGTCCGCTTTGATACCAACAGTTACTCGGTTCCCACAAAATACGCGCATCGTCAGATCACTATCGTGGCCACCATCACCGAAGTGCGGCTGTTGTTTGAAGAGACGTTAATCGCCCGGCACCAGCGGGACTGGGGACGGGAACAGACCCGTTTTAACCCGATTCATTACCTGAGTTTACTGGAACGGAAGCCGGGAGGCTTTGATCATGCCCGCCCCCTGGAAGACTGGGATCTGCCGGTCTGTCTGGGCATTCTCCGCCGTCGGCTGGAAGCCGAACTGCAGTCAGACGGCACGCGGGAGTTCATCAAGGTGCTGCGCCTGCTGGAACACCATCCGTTATCCGCACTGAAGCGTGCGGTGGAATACGCGCTGGACATTGATGCGACCCGCGCTTCTGCCATTCGCCTGATTCTGGAATACCAGCAGGAGTCACCGCTGACTCTGTTCAGCCTGGAAGGCCGTCCCCACCTGAAGCTGGTACAGGTGGCACAGACGGATGTTTCTGCTTACCAGTCCCTGTTAATCGGAGGTTAA